A genome region from Pseudomonas helmanticensis includes the following:
- the prfB gene encoding peptide chain release factor 2 (programmed frameshift): MEINPILNTIKDLSERSETIRGYLDYDQKHERLTEVNRELEDPSVWNKPEYAQELGRERSALAQIVDTLDELNAGLADCRDLLDMAVEENDEGAVGDVVAELARLEENLAKLEFRRMFSHEMDPNNAYLDIQAGSGGTEAQDWANILLRMYLRWADKRGFDATIMELSAGEVAGIKGATVHIKGEYAFGWLRTEIGVHRLVRKSPFDSGNRRHTSFSAVFVSPEIDDKVEIEINPADLRIDTYRSSGAGGQHVNTTDSAVRITHVPTNTVVSCQNERSQHANKDTAMKMLRAKLYEQEMQKRNAASQALEDTKSDIGWGHQIRSYVLDASRIKDLRTNIERSDCDKVLDGDIDEYLYASLKSGL; the protein is encoded by the exons ATGGAAATCAACCCGATCCTGAACACCATCAAGGACCTGTCCGAGCGCTCCGAAACTATTCGGGGGTATCTT GACTACGATCAAAAGCATGAGCGTCTGACTGAAGTCAATCGCGAGCTTGAAGATCCGAGCGTCTGGAACAAACCTGAATACGCCCAGGAGCTGGGCCGCGAGCGTTCGGCGCTGGCGCAGATCGTCGATACCCTCGATGAACTGAACGCCGGCCTGGCCGATTGCCGCGATCTGCTGGACATGGCCGTCGAAGAGAACGACGAAGGCGCAGTGGGCGATGTCGTCGCCGAGCTGGCCCGTCTCGAGGAAAATCTGGCCAAGCTGGAATTCCGCCGCATGTTCAGCCATGAAATGGACCCGAACAACGCCTACCTGGACATCCAGGCCGGTTCCGGCGGCACCGAAGCCCAGGACTGGGCCAACATCCTCCTGCGCATGTACCTGCGCTGGGCGGATAAACGCGGTTTCGACGCGACCATCATGGAGCTGTCGGCCGGTGAAGTCGCTGGTATCAAAGGTGCGACCGTGCACATCAAGGGCGAATACGCCTTTGGCTGGCTGCGTACCGAGATCGGCGTACACCGTCTGGTGCGCAAGAGCCCGTTCGACTCCGGCAACCGTCGCCACACCTCGTTCTCCGCAGTGTTCGTCTCGCCAGAGATCGACGACAAGGTCGAAATCGAAATCAACCCGGCAGATCTGCGGATCGACACCTATCGTTCCTCCGGTGCAGGTGGTCAGCACGTAAACACCACCGACTCGGCCGTACGTATCACTCACGTACCGACCAACACCGTGGTCAGCTGCCAGAACGAACGTTCCCAGCACGCCAACAAAGACACCGCCATGAAAATGCTGCGGGCCAAGTTGTACGAGCAGGAAATGCAGAAACGCAACGCCGCGTCGCAAGCGCTGGAAGACACCAAGTCCGACATCGGCTGGGGTCACCAGATTCGCTCGTACGTGCTCGATGCGTCGCGGATCAAGGATCTGCGCACCAACATCGAACGCAGCGACTGCGACAAGGTACTCGACGGCGACATCGACGAATACCTGTATGCCAGCCTGAAATCAGGGCTGTAA
- a CDS encoding diguanylate cyclase domain-containing protein, which yields MTDLQIDDIKTDENAAMVLLVDDQAMIGEAVRRGLSNEENIDFHFCSDPHQAIAQAVRIKPTVILQDLVMPGLDGLSLVREYRNHPATKDIPIIVLSTKEDPLIKSAAFSAGANDYLVKLPDTIELVARIRYHSRSYMTLLQRDAAYRALRVSQQQLLDTNLVLQRLMNSDGLTGLSNRRHFDEYLELEWRRSLRDQSQLSLLMIDVDYFKPYNDSFGHVEGDEALRKVATAIRDASARPSDLPARYGGEEFALVLPNTSPGGARLVAEKLRQTVASLKIPHNTPGDGASLTISIGLATMVPQSGSDCRLLISAADRGLYLAKNNGRNQVGIE from the coding sequence ATGACTGACTTACAGATCGACGACATTAAAACCGACGAAAACGCCGCCATGGTGTTGTTGGTGGACGATCAGGCAATGATCGGCGAAGCCGTGCGCCGTGGGCTGTCGAATGAAGAGAACATCGACTTCCACTTCTGCTCCGACCCGCATCAGGCCATTGCCCAAGCGGTGCGGATCAAACCGACGGTGATTCTTCAGGATCTGGTGATGCCCGGCCTCGACGGCCTGAGCCTGGTGCGCGAATACCGCAATCATCCGGCGACCAAGGACATTCCGATCATCGTCCTGTCGACCAAGGAAGACCCGCTGATCAAGAGCGCGGCGTTCTCCGCCGGGGCCAACGATTATCTGGTGAAACTGCCGGACACCATCGAACTGGTGGCGCGCATCCGCTATCACTCGCGCTCGTACATGACCCTGCTGCAACGCGATGCTGCATACCGTGCGTTGCGGGTCAGTCAGCAGCAGTTGCTCGACACCAATCTGGTGCTGCAACGGCTGATGAACTCCGATGGCCTGACCGGGTTGTCCAATCGCCGCCACTTCGACGAATACCTTGAACTGGAATGGCGCCGCTCGCTGCGCGATCAAAGCCAGTTGTCACTGCTGATGATCGATGTCGATTACTTCAAGCCGTACAACGACAGCTTCGGCCATGTTGAAGGCGACGAGGCGTTGCGCAAGGTCGCCACGGCGATCCGCGACGCCAGCGCGCGGCCTTCTGACCTGCCGGCGCGCTACGGTGGTGAAGAGTTTGCGCTGGTGCTGCCGAACACCTCGCCGGGCGGCGCGCGGCTGGTGGCGGAGAAACTGCGCCAGACCGTGGCCTCGCTGAAAATCCCGCACAACACCCCGGGTGACGGCGCGAGCCTGACCATCAGTATCGGCCTGGCAACCATGGTGCCGCAGTCGGGCAGCGATTGCCGCTTGTTGATCTCGGCGGCGGATCGTGGCCTGTACCTGGCCAAGAACAACGGCCGCAACCAGGTCGGCATCGAATAA
- a CDS encoding TetR/AcrR family transcriptional regulator, translating into MGAIAQEGAAGIATAVAESVQYQGRKASRQGSEQRRQDILDAAMRIVVRDGVRAVRHRAVAAEAGVPLSATTYYFKDIDDLLTDTFAQYVERSAEYMAKLWVNNEGLLREMVVSGDGSPESRSQLADDIARLMADYVHRQLVNRREHLMAEQAFRQEALLNPRLAILVRSHQQILLQGTCQLFQVLGSREPQQDAKVLTAIIGRMEYQGLLNDAEPLAEEDMLGILTRYMHLVLASV; encoded by the coding sequence ATGGGTGCAATAGCTCAAGAAGGTGCAGCGGGTATCGCCACTGCGGTCGCTGAAAGCGTTCAGTACCAGGGTCGCAAGGCCAGCCGACAGGGCAGTGAGCAGCGTCGCCAGGACATTCTCGACGCGGCAATGCGTATTGTCGTACGTGATGGCGTACGCGCTGTGCGTCACCGCGCAGTTGCCGCCGAGGCCGGTGTGCCGCTGTCGGCGACCACGTATTACTTCAAGGACATTGATGACCTGCTCACCGATACCTTCGCTCAATACGTAGAGCGCAGCGCGGAATACATGGCCAAGTTGTGGGTCAACAACGAAGGCTTGTTGCGTGAGATGGTGGTCAGTGGCGACGGCAGTCCGGAGTCGCGCTCGCAATTGGCTGACGACATTGCACGGTTGATGGCCGACTACGTGCATCGTCAATTGGTTAACCGTCGCGAGCATTTGATGGCCGAGCAGGCGTTCCGTCAGGAAGCGCTGCTCAACCCGCGCCTGGCGATTCTGGTGCGCTCGCATCAGCAGATTCTGTTGCAGGGCACCTGCCAGTTGTTCCAGGTTCTGGGCTCGCGCGAACCGCAGCAGGATGCCAAGGTGTTGACGGCGATTATCGGACGGATGGAATATCAGGGCCTGCTCAACGACGCCGAGCCTTTGGCCGAAGAGGACATGCTCGGCATTCTGACGCGCTACATGCACCTGGTGCTCGCATCGGTCTGA
- the lysS gene encoding lysine--tRNA ligase, whose amino-acid sequence MSDQQLDPQALQQEENSLIALRKEKLAAERAKGNAFPNDFRRENYCEDLQKKYADKTKEELAEAAIPVKVAGRIMLNRGSFMVIQDMTGRIQVYVNRKTLSEDTLAAVKTWDMGDIIAAEGTLARSGKGDLYVEMTNVRLLTKSLRPLPDKHHGLTDTEQRYRQRYVDLIVNDEVRQTFRVRSQVIAHIRSFLMKRDFLEVETPMLQTIPGGAAAKPFETHHNALDMEMFLRIAPELYLKRLVVGGFEKVFEINRNFRNEGVSTRHNPEFTMLEFYQAYADYEDNMDLTEELFRELAQLVLGSTDVPYGDKVFHFGEPFVRLSVFDSILKYNPELTADDLNDIDKARAIAKKAGAKVLGFEGLGKLQVMIFEELVEHKLEQPHFITQYPFEVSPLARRNDDNPNVTDRFELFIGGREIANAYSELNDAEDQAERFMAQVADKDAGDDEAMHYDADFVRALEYGMPPTAGEGIGIDRLVMLLTNSPSIRDVILFPHMRPQA is encoded by the coding sequence ATGAGCGACCAACAACTCGACCCGCAAGCCCTGCAACAGGAAGAAAACTCCCTGATCGCCCTGCGCAAGGAAAAGCTGGCTGCCGAGCGCGCCAAGGGCAACGCCTTCCCGAACGACTTCCGCCGCGAAAACTACTGCGAAGATCTGCAGAAGAAATACGCGGACAAGACCAAGGAAGAGCTGGCAGAGGCTGCAATCCCGGTCAAGGTTGCCGGTCGCATCATGCTCAACCGTGGCTCGTTCATGGTGATCCAGGACATGACCGGTCGCATCCAGGTCTACGTCAACCGTAAAACCCTGTCGGAAGACACCCTGGCCGCGGTGAAAACCTGGGACATGGGCGACATCATTGCCGCCGAAGGCACCCTGGCGCGTTCCGGCAAGGGCGACCTGTACGTTGAAATGACCAACGTGCGTCTGCTGACCAAATCGCTGCGTCCGCTGCCGGACAAGCACCACGGCCTGACCGACACCGAACAGCGCTACCGTCAGCGTTACGTCGACCTGATCGTCAACGACGAAGTGCGTCAGACTTTCCGCGTGCGTTCGCAAGTGATCGCGCACATCCGCAGCTTCCTGATGAAGCGCGACTTCCTCGAAGTCGAAACGCCGATGCTGCAGACCATTCCTGGCGGCGCTGCGGCCAAGCCGTTCGAAACCCACCACAACGCGCTGGACATGGAAATGTTCCTGCGTATCGCGCCAGAGCTGTATCTGAAGCGTCTGGTGGTTGGTGGTTTTGAAAAGGTTTTCGAGATCAACCGCAACTTCCGTAACGAAGGCGTTTCGACTCGTCACAACCCTGAATTCACCATGTTGGAGTTCTATCAGGCGTACGCCGATTACGAAGACAACATGGACCTGACCGAAGAACTGTTCCGTGAACTGGCGCAGCTTGTGCTGGGGTCTACCGACGTGCCGTACGGCGACAAGGTGTTCCACTTCGGCGAGCCGTTCGTGCGTCTGTCGGTGTTCGACTCGATCCTCAAGTACAACCCTGAGCTGACCGCCGATGATCTGAACGACATCGACAAGGCCCGCGCCATCGCCAAGAAAGCCGGCGCCAAGGTGCTGGGCTTCGAAGGTCTGGGCAAGCTGCAAGTGATGATTTTCGAAGAACTGGTCGAGCACAAGCTGGAACAGCCGCACTTCATTACTCAGTACCCGTTCGAAGTGTCGCCGCTGGCGCGTCGCAACGATGACAACCCGAACGTCACCGACCGCTTCGAGCTGTTCATCGGTGGCCGTGAAATCGCCAACGCCTACTCCGAGTTGAACGACGCGGAGGACCAGGCCGAGCGCTTCATGGCGCAGGTGGCCGACAAGGACGCCGGCGACGACGAAGCCATGCACTACGACGCCGACTTCGTGCGCGCGCTGGAGTACGGCATGCCGCCAACGGCCGGTGAAGGCATCGGCATCGACCGCCTGGTGATGTTGCTGACCAACTCGCCGTCGATCCGCGATGTGATCCTGTTCCCGCACATGCGACCGCAAGCGTAA
- a CDS encoding hybrid sensor histidine kinase/response regulator → MTPEQMRDASLLELFSLEAEAQTQVLSAGLLALERNPTQADQLESCMRAAHSLKGAARIVGIDSGVSVAHVMEDCLVSAQEGRLLLRPEHIDALLQGTDLLMRIATPANAPQPADIEAYVVLMAQLLDPSSPPAVAAPVMAELQLQAPRVEPTPPAPVQSVELPVEAPEPPPRKSRRTTEGGERVLRVTAERLNSLLDLSSKSLVETQRLKPHLATMQRLKRMQNNGLRALENLNVHLKEHALSLEALEALEDARRLLAESQQLLSEKNAELDEFAWQASQRAQVLYDTALACRMRPFADVLSGQVRMVRDLGRSLGKQVRLEIEGEKTQVDRDVLEKLEAPLTHLLRNAVDHGIETPEQRLLKGKPEEGLIRLRASHQAGLLVLELSDDGNGVDLEKVRRSIVERQLSPAETAAQLSEEELLTFLFLPGFSLRDTVTEVSGRGVGLDAVQHMVRQLRGAVVLEQAAGEGSRFHLEVPLTLSVVRSLVVEVGEEAYAFPLAHIERMCDLEPEDIVQVEGRQHFWHEGRHVGLVAASQLLNRPASQNSGETLKVVVIRERDAIYGVAVERFIGERTLVVLPLDERLGKVQDISAGALLDDGSVVLIVDVEDMLRSVDKLLNTGRLERIARHGNQAAEAARKRVLVVDDSLTVRELQRKLLLNRGYDVAVAVDGMDGWNALRSEDFDLLITDIDMPRMDGIELVTLLRRDNRLQSLPVMVVSYKDREEDRRRGLDAGADYYLAKASFHDDALLDAVVELIGGARA, encoded by the coding sequence GTGCGGCGCACTCGCTCAAGGGCGCGGCGCGAATTGTCGGCATCGACAGTGGCGTCAGCGTCGCCCATGTCATGGAAGATTGCCTGGTCAGCGCGCAGGAAGGGCGCTTGTTGCTGCGCCCGGAACACATCGATGCGTTGTTGCAGGGCACCGATTTGCTCATGCGCATTGCGACGCCAGCGAATGCTCCGCAACCGGCTGACATCGAAGCGTATGTGGTGTTGATGGCGCAGTTGCTTGATCCATCGTCGCCGCCTGCCGTCGCTGCGCCGGTCATGGCCGAATTGCAGTTGCAAGCGCCGCGAGTCGAGCCAACGCCGCCAGCGCCGGTGCAATCTGTAGAACTACCGGTGGAGGCGCCAGAGCCGCCGCCACGGAAAAGCAGACGCACCACTGAAGGTGGCGAGCGCGTCTTGCGCGTTACCGCCGAACGCCTCAACAGCCTGCTCGACCTGTCGAGCAAATCGCTGGTGGAAACCCAGCGCCTCAAGCCGCACCTGGCAACCATGCAGCGCCTCAAGCGCATGCAGAACAACGGCCTGCGCGCGCTGGAAAATCTCAACGTGCACCTCAAGGAACACGCGCTGAGCCTTGAGGCGCTGGAAGCCCTCGAAGATGCGCGGCGCTTGCTCGCCGAGTCGCAACAATTGCTCAGCGAGAAAAACGCCGAGCTGGATGAATTCGCCTGGCAGGCCAGTCAACGCGCGCAGGTGCTTTACGACACCGCGCTGGCCTGTCGCATGCGGCCGTTTGCCGATGTACTCAGCGGGCAGGTGCGCATGGTTCGCGATCTGGGCCGCAGCCTCGGCAAACAAGTGCGCCTGGAAATCGAAGGCGAGAAGACTCAGGTCGACCGTGACGTGCTGGAAAAGCTCGAAGCGCCGCTGACTCACTTGCTGCGCAATGCCGTCGATCATGGCATCGAAACCCCGGAGCAACGTCTGCTCAAAGGTAAACCCGAAGAGGGCCTGATCCGCCTGCGCGCCTCGCACCAGGCCGGTCTGTTGGTGCTGGAATTGAGCGATGACGGTAACGGTGTCGATCTGGAAAAGGTCCGCCGCAGCATCGTCGAACGGCAGTTATCCCCAGCCGAAACGGCGGCGCAGTTGAGCGAGGAAGAACTGCTGACCTTCCTGTTCCTGCCCGGTTTCAGCCTGCGCGACACGGTCACCGAAGTCTCTGGCCGGGGCGTGGGTCTCGATGCCGTTCAACACATGGTTCGCCAGTTGCGCGGTGCCGTGGTGCTGGAACAGGCGGCGGGCGAGGGCAGTCGCTTCCATCTCGAAGTGCCGCTGACGTTGTCGGTGGTGCGCAGTCTGGTGGTGGAAGTCGGCGAAGAGGCTTATGCGTTCCCGCTGGCGCACATTGAACGCATGTGCGATCTGGAGCCTGAAGACATTGTCCAGGTCGAAGGTCGCCAGCATTTCTGGCATGAAGGCCGGCATGTCGGGTTGGTCGCGGCCAGTCAGTTGCTCAACCGCCCGGCCAGCCAGAACAGCGGCGAAACCCTGAAAGTCGTGGTGATTCGCGAGCGCGATGCGATTTACGGCGTGGCGGTCGAGCGCTTCATTGGCGAACGCACTTTGGTGGTATTGCCACTCGATGAACGTCTGGGCAAAGTGCAGGATATCTCAGCCGGCGCGTTGCTCGACGATGGCTCGGTGGTGCTGATCGTCGACGTCGAAGACATGCTGCGTTCGGTGGATAAGCTACTCAATACCGGTCGCCTCGAGCGCATCGCCCGTCACGGCAATCAGGCCGCCGAGGCTGCGCGCAAACGCGTGCTGGTGGTTGACGATTCGCTGACCGTGCGCGAGCTGCAACGCAAGCTGCTGCTCAATCGCGGCTACGACGTCGCGGTGGCGGTGGACGGTATGGACGGCTGGAACGCGCTGCGTTCGGAGGACTTCGATTTGCTCATCACCGACATCGACATGCCGCGCATGGACGGCATCGAGCTGGTCACCCTGTTGCGTCGCGACAACCGTCTGCAATCGCTGCCGGTGATGGTCGTGTCGTACAAGGATCGTGAAGAGGATCGCCGCCGTGGTCTCGACGCCGGGGCGGACTATTATTTAGCCAAAGCCAGTTTTCATGACGACGCCCTGCTCGACGCAGTGGTCGAGCTCATCGGAGGAGCGCGGGCATGA
- a CDS encoding chemotaxis response regulator protein-glutamate methylesterase yields the protein MKIAIVNDMPMAVEALRRALAFEPAHQVVWVARNGAEAVQLCAENTPDLILMDLIMPVMDGVEATRRIMAETPCAIVIVTVDRQQNVHRVFEAMGHGALDVVDTPALGAGNAQEAAAPLLRKILNIGWLIGDKAPRSRPTPTPQRSSASCKRLVAIGSSAGGPAALEVLLKGLPRDFSAAIVLVQHVDQVFAAGMAEWLASASGLDVRLAREGEPPQAGAVLLAGTNHHIRLLKNGTLAYTAEPVNEIYRPSIDVFFESVASYWNGDAVGVLLTGMGRDGAQGLKLMRQQGYLTIAQDQQSSAVYGMPKAAAAIDAAVEIRPLEKIAPRLQEIFPK from the coding sequence ATGAAGATCGCAATCGTCAACGACATGCCAATGGCGGTGGAGGCCCTGCGTCGTGCATTGGCCTTCGAGCCGGCGCATCAGGTGGTCTGGGTCGCTCGCAACGGCGCCGAGGCGGTGCAACTGTGCGCCGAGAACACCCCCGACCTGATCCTCATGGATCTGATCATGCCGGTGATGGACGGCGTCGAAGCCACCCGCCGGATCATGGCCGAAACCCCGTGCGCGATCGTCATCGTGACCGTCGACCGTCAGCAGAACGTCCATCGCGTGTTCGAAGCCATGGGCCACGGCGCGCTGGATGTGGTCGATACCCCGGCACTCGGCGCCGGCAATGCGCAGGAAGCGGCGGCGCCGTTGCTGCGCAAGATCCTCAATATCGGCTGGCTGATCGGCGACAAGGCACCGCGCTCGCGACCGACGCCGACGCCCCAGCGCAGTTCGGCATCGTGCAAGCGACTGGTGGCGATCGGCTCGTCTGCCGGCGGGCCCGCAGCGCTTGAGGTGTTGCTCAAGGGCCTGCCCCGGGACTTCTCGGCGGCGATTGTGCTGGTGCAGCACGTTGATCAGGTGTTCGCCGCCGGCATGGCCGAATGGCTGGCCAGCGCCAGCGGCCTTGATGTACGGCTGGCCCGCGAAGGCGAGCCACCGCAAGCCGGCGCCGTGCTGCTGGCCGGCACCAATCATCATATTCGGTTACTCAAGAACGGCACGCTGGCCTACACCGCCGAGCCGGTCAACGAGATCTACCGACCCTCCATCGACGTATTTTTCGAAAGTGTCGCCAGTTATTGGAATGGCGACGCCGTCGGGGTTTTATTGACCGGGATGGGACGCGACGGCGCGCAAGGGCTTAAGCTCATGCGCCAACAGGGTTACCTGACCATCGCGCAGGATCAGCAAAGCAGTGCGGTTTACGGCATGCCCAAGGCTGCAGCAGCCATTGATGCCGCCGTGGAAATCCGTCCACTGGAAAAGATAGCGCCACGATTGCAGGAGATTTTCCCCAAATGA